From Gaiellales bacterium, one genomic window encodes:
- a CDS encoding phosphotransferase produces MVFESTLPVQAIHGDASISNLLRAGGRLLWNDLEDVCRGPVLWDVAGLVVEARALGRSEEYVAGVLRAYGGQDLDELRDFMEAHTLYTTIWHAASAS; encoded by the coding sequence ATGGTGTTTGAGAGCACGCTGCCCGTGCAGGCGATCCACGGTGATGCGTCGATATCCAACCTGCTTCGCGCCGGCGGCCGGCTGCTCTGGAACGACCTCGAGGACGTCTGCCGTGGACCTGTCCTCTGGGACGTCGCGGGGCTGGTCGTGGAAGCGCGCGCCCTCGGGCGAAGCGAGGAGTACGTCGCGGGAGTGCTCCGAGCCTACGGCGGACAGGATCTGGACGAGTTGCGTGACTTCATGGAGGCCCACACCCTCTACACCACCATCTGGCACGCGGCCTCGGCTAGCTAG
- the chrA gene encoding chromate efflux transporter, giving the protein MHGVSDHTTAARGAEKPTEREAFWFWLKLGCISFGGPAGQIAIMQDELVERRRWIGERRFLHALNFCMALPGPEAQQLASYIGYSLYGVRGAITSGGLFVLPSFVVLCAMSGVYVEYGDVTVVQGAVNGLGAAVVALVAAAVLRVGGRVIHSVAGVSLAAAAFAAILVGVPFPVVLVVAAAAGYAAGRYDPHLLGRPAVHGGEGDDEPDTGGPGVSVRRRAVRALAIWLVPVAVVVAAGGVTGELAGFFTLAALVTFGGAYAVLPFVASAAVNHYGWLSSKDMVAGLALGESTPGPLIMVNTFVGFLAGYHAEGGLAWGVAGAAVATLATFVPSFVFIIVGAPVIDRIRATGSFSDALNGITIAVVGVIAGLAVFVARHALVVHGDVRWVLAVLAAAAFLAVWRLRVGVIPVVVVCAAVGVVEQLVF; this is encoded by the coding sequence ATGCACGGCGTTTCCGACCATACGACGGCGGCGCGGGGCGCGGAGAAGCCGACCGAGCGGGAGGCGTTCTGGTTCTGGCTGAAGCTCGGCTGCATCAGCTTCGGCGGGCCGGCCGGCCAGATCGCGATCATGCAAGACGAGCTCGTCGAGCGCCGCCGCTGGATCGGCGAGCGGCGCTTCCTCCATGCCCTCAACTTCTGCATGGCCCTGCCCGGCCCGGAGGCGCAGCAGCTCGCGTCGTACATCGGGTACTCGCTGTACGGCGTGCGGGGAGCCATCACATCCGGCGGCCTGTTCGTACTGCCGTCGTTCGTGGTGCTGTGCGCGATGAGCGGCGTCTATGTCGAGTACGGCGACGTCACGGTCGTGCAGGGCGCGGTCAACGGCCTCGGCGCCGCGGTGGTCGCCCTGGTTGCCGCGGCCGTTCTGCGCGTCGGCGGCCGGGTGATCCACAGCGTCGCCGGCGTGTCGCTCGCGGCTGCCGCGTTCGCAGCGATCCTGGTGGGCGTGCCGTTCCCGGTCGTGCTCGTCGTCGCCGCGGCGGCCGGGTACGCCGCCGGGCGGTACGACCCGCATCTGCTGGGCCGGCCGGCGGTGCACGGCGGGGAGGGCGACGACGAGCCCGACACCGGTGGCCCGGGCGTCTCGGTGCGGCGACGCGCCGTTCGCGCCCTCGCGATCTGGCTCGTCCCCGTGGCGGTGGTCGTCGCCGCCGGTGGTGTCACCGGTGAGCTGGCGGGCTTCTTCACGCTCGCGGCGCTGGTGACGTTCGGCGGCGCCTACGCGGTGCTGCCGTTCGTGGCCAGCGCCGCGGTGAACCACTACGGGTGGCTGTCGTCGAAGGACATGGTGGCGGGCCTCGCGCTCGGCGAGTCGACGCCGGGGCCGCTGATCATGGTGAACACGTTCGTCGGGTTCCTCGCGGGCTACCACGCCGAGGGCGGGCTCGCGTGGGGGGTGGCCGGGGCGGCGGTCGCGACGCTGGCGACGTTCGTGCCGAGCTTCGTGTTCATCATCGTCGGTGCGCCGGTGATCGACCGGATCCGGGCGACGGGGAGCTTCAGCGACGCGCTGAACGGCATCACGATCGCCGTCGTGGGGGTGATCGCCGGCCTCGCGGTGTTCGTGGCCCGGCATGCGCTGGTGGTGCACGGCGACGTGCGCTGGGTGCTCGCGGTTCTCGCCGCGGCCGCGTTCCTCGCGGTGTGGCGCCTGCGGGTCGGCGTAATCCCGGTGGTCGTTGTGTGCGCGGCCGTCGGCGTGGTGGAGCAGCTGGTCTTCTGA
- a CDS encoding cytochrome c maturation protein CcmE, which produces MTAAPRLVIALAIASLLAVFLVYQVARGSGQLIVTVGQLRSDKNGAASKTVQLTGTAVSCVKTDCTGAQAPFTMVVKDERTAQTVPVRYTGGSVPDAFKAGRRIIVTGHMANGQFLANADSLVTKCPSKYSGGSGA; this is translated from the coding sequence GTGACTGCAGCTCCGCGTCTCGTCATCGCCCTCGCGATCGCGTCGCTGCTGGCCGTCTTCCTGGTCTACCAGGTCGCCCGGGGCTCCGGCCAGCTGATCGTGACCGTGGGCCAGCTGCGGTCCGACAAGAACGGCGCGGCGTCGAAGACCGTGCAGCTCACCGGCACCGCCGTCAGCTGCGTGAAGACCGACTGCACCGGCGCACAGGCACCGTTCACGATGGTCGTCAAGGATGAGCGCACGGCGCAGACCGTGCCCGTCCGCTACACCGGAGGCTCCGTCCCGGACGCCTTCAAGGCCGGCCGGCGCATCATCGTGACCGGGCACATGGCGAACGGGCAGTTCCTGGCCAACGCGGACTCGCTGGTGACCAAGTGTCCGAGCAAGTACTCGGGCGGCTCAGGGGCCTGA